The following are encoded in a window of bacterium genomic DNA:
- a CDS encoding peroxiredoxin family protein, with translation MELRETFRDEPDLEIVYVIPDNQWNEKSARFVDGLGMRERIQFALDPGSAAIDSLGLRRPDAEEIEAGVPHPATFLLDREGVIRLVDVREDFHIWVDSGFLRDALASVP, from the coding sequence GTGGAGCTGCGAGAAACCTTCCGGGACGAACCCGATCTCGAGATCGTGTACGTGATTCCGGACAATCAATGGAACGAGAAGTCGGCTCGGTTCGTGGATGGCCTGGGGATGAGAGAGCGAATCCAGTTCGCGCTCGATCCCGGCAGCGCGGCCATCGATTCCCTTGGTTTGCGACGACCCGATGCGGAGGAGATCGAGGCGGGTGTACCCCATCCGGCGACCTTCCTGCTCGATCGCGAGGGCGTGATCCGCTTGGTCGATGTGCGGGAGGATTTTCACATCTGGGTGGATTCCGGATTCCTGCGCGACGCTTTGGCCTCCGTGCCCTGA